One genomic segment of Hymenobacter psoromatis includes these proteins:
- the atpB gene encoding F0F1 ATP synthase subunit A, with product MCTFVGSAAEPTETGKKGEAFNPGEVILHHVADSHEWHWFSTDNGNFVSYFPIIAYQPSKGLSVFSSEKIAEGKTHDNFKLEDERLTTLDGSKVYDFSITKNVAALAVSSLVLLIVFASVARSYKHRVGQAPTGLQGFLEPFVIFIRDEVAKKSIGPKYERYMPYLLTVFFFIWFNNLLGLTPGAANLTGNIAVTLMLATLTLLITLFSSNKNYWTHIFWTPGVPLPLRIIMIPVEVIGVITKPFSLMVRLFANITAGHIIILSFISLIFIFRSAATGLFSVPFGLFISVLELLVSILQAYIFTLLTAMYIGGAVEEHHDDTHAAGHEHDDYGFAEERRGGSNIAHLDRPDVAAH from the coding sequence TTGTGCACGTTCGTCGGCTCTGCGGCCGAACCCACCGAAACGGGCAAAAAAGGGGAGGCATTTAACCCCGGCGAAGTTATTTTGCACCACGTAGCCGACTCGCACGAGTGGCACTGGTTTAGTACCGACAATGGCAACTTTGTCAGCTATTTTCCTATAATTGCTTATCAGCCTAGTAAAGGCCTCTCGGTATTTTCGTCTGAAAAAATTGCCGAAGGCAAAACCCACGACAATTTTAAGCTCGAAGATGAGCGTCTCACTACCCTCGACGGCAGCAAGGTCTACGACTTTTCCATTACCAAAAACGTAGCTGCGCTGGCCGTGAGCAGTTTGGTATTGCTCATCGTGTTCGCCTCAGTGGCTAGGTCCTACAAGCATCGGGTAGGGCAGGCCCCTACCGGCCTGCAAGGATTCTTAGAGCCGTTCGTCATTTTCATCCGCGACGAGGTAGCCAAAAAAAGCATTGGCCCCAAGTACGAGCGCTACATGCCGTACCTGCTCACGGTGTTCTTCTTCATTTGGTTTAATAACCTGCTGGGCCTCACGCCTGGCGCAGCCAACCTCACTGGCAACATCGCCGTGACGCTGATGCTGGCCACGCTCACGCTGCTCATTACCCTTTTCAGCAGTAACAAAAACTACTGGACGCACATCTTCTGGACGCCCGGCGTGCCCCTACCCCTGCGGATTATTATGATTCCGGTAGAGGTGATTGGCGTGATTACCAAGCCGTTTTCGCTCATGGTGCGGCTATTTGCCAACATTACGGCTGGCCACATCATCATCCTGAGCTTCATCAGTCTCATCTTTATCTTCCGCTCGGCAGCTACGGGTCTTTTTTCGGTGCCATTCGGACTGTTCATCAGCGTGTTGGAATTGTTGGTTTCGATTCTGCAAGCCTACATCTTTACCTTGCTCACGGCCATGTACATCGGCGGGGCGGTAGAGGAACACCACGACGATACCCACGCCGCAGGCCACGAGCACGACGACTACGGCTTTGCTGAAGAGCGCCGGGGTGGCTCCAACATAGCCCACCTCGACCGGCCCGACGTAGCGGCCCACTAA
- the atpE gene encoding ATP synthase F0 subunit C, whose protein sequence is MLLSLLLQVVNSVGLAVMGAGIGAGLAIIGAGLGIGRIGGSAMEAIGRQPEASGKIQTAMLIVAALIEGAALFAVVVCLLIALKLQ, encoded by the coding sequence ATGCTTCTTTCGTTGTTGCTGCAAGTTGTTAATTCGGTTGGTCTGGCTGTAATGGGTGCCGGTATTGGTGCCGGTCTGGCTATCATTGGCGCGGGCCTGGGTATTGGCCGCATCGGCGGTAGCGCGATGGAAGCTATTGGCCGCCAGCCGGAAGCATCCGGCAAAATCCAGACGGCCATGCTCATCGTGGCGGCACTCATTGAAGGAGCAGCCCTGTTCGCGGTCGTAGTCTGCCTGCTTATCGCGCTGAAACTACAGTAG
- a CDS encoding F0F1 ATP synthase subunit B, translated as MQLITPEFGLLFWQTVIFLLLLLLLARFAWKPILGSLKEREDSIDAALKMAENAKLEMQSLKASNEKLLADARHERDQMLKEGQRIANQLVEQAKTTAVEEANRISQQAREAIQQEKNQALAEVKNTAAQLSMDIAERVLRRELADPAAQQQLVDEYLKDVKLN; from the coding sequence ATGCAGCTTATCACCCCCGAATTTGGTTTGCTTTTCTGGCAAACTGTGATTTTTCTTCTCCTGCTTCTCCTGCTGGCGCGCTTTGCCTGGAAGCCAATCTTGGGCTCCCTCAAAGAACGCGAAGACAGCATTGATGCGGCCCTGAAAATGGCCGAAAACGCCAAGCTGGAGATGCAGAGTCTAAAAGCCAGCAACGAAAAGCTGCTGGCCGATGCCCGCCACGAGCGCGACCAGATGCTGAAGGAAGGCCAGCGCATTGCTAACCAGCTCGTGGAGCAGGCCAAAACCACGGCCGTGGAAGAAGCCAACCGCATCTCGCAGCAGGCCCGCGAAGCCATCCAGCAAGAAAAAAACCAGGCGCTGGCCGAAGTTAAAAATACCGCCGCTCAACTTAGCATGGACATTGCCGAACGCGTACTGCGCCGTGAACTGGCTGACCCCGCCGCCCAGCAACAACTGGTGGATGAGTACTTGAAAGATGTTAAACTGAATTAG
- the atpH gene encoding ATP synthase F1 subunit delta, translating into MADERVASRYAKSLLDLAQEQGTLAMIKQDMDLLATTMAGSRDLRLLLRNPIVKHDKKLSILTAIFQGKVSDMLMRFFQILTSKNREAALEHIGDEFLIQYNSLMGVQVAEVTSATPLSSATRAEVERMVKQQTGLAEVSLTEKVDASLIGGFVLRVGDQQIDDSVKGNLRRLRTSLTNTTFQPSLN; encoded by the coding sequence ATGGCCGACGAACGAGTAGCCTCCCGCTATGCCAAGTCCTTGCTGGATTTGGCGCAGGAGCAAGGGACCCTGGCAATGATTAAGCAGGATATGGACCTGCTGGCCACGACGATGGCCGGCAGCCGCGACCTGCGTCTGCTGCTGCGCAACCCCATCGTGAAGCACGATAAGAAGCTCAGCATTCTCACCGCCATTTTCCAGGGCAAGGTGTCGGATATGCTGATGCGCTTCTTCCAGATTCTGACCAGCAAAAACCGTGAGGCGGCGCTGGAACATATCGGCGACGAGTTTTTAATTCAGTATAACTCCTTGATGGGCGTGCAGGTAGCCGAAGTTACCTCAGCTACCCCCCTCAGTTCGGCTACCCGTGCCGAAGTAGAGCGAATGGTGAAGCAGCAAACCGGCCTGGCCGAAGTGTCGCTCACTGAGAAAGTGGACGCCTCGCTGATTGGCGGCTTTGTGCTGCGCGTGGGCGACCAGCAGATTGATGATTCGGTGAAAGGCAACCTGCGCCGCCTGCGCACCTCGCTCACCAATACTACCTTCCAACCTAGTCTAAATTAA
- the atpA gene encoding F0F1 ATP synthase subunit alpha produces MAEVRPDEVSAILRQQLSNFKSAAELEEVGTVLQVGDGVARIYGLSHAQSGELIEFENGLQALVLNLEEDNVGAVMLGDYGDIKEGATVRRTNKIAAIQVGEGIVGRVVNTLGRPIDGRGPIQGQTYEMPLERKAPGVIFRQPVTEPLQTGIKAIDAMIPIGRGQRELIIGDRQTGKSTVALDAILNQREFFERGEPVFCIYVAIGQKASTVAQVVQALTKGGAMDYTVVVSASASDPAPMQFYAPFTGAAIGEYFRDTGRPALVVYDDLSKQAVAYREVSLLLRRPPGREAYPGDVFYLHSRLLERAAKINASDEIARNMNDLPESLKPLVKGGGSLTALPIIETQAGDVSAYIPTNVISITDGQIFLETNLFNSGVRPAINVGISVSRVGGNAQIKSMKKVAGTLKLDQAQFRELEAFAKFGSDLDASTKLTIERGRRNLEILKQPQFSPVKVEDQVAIIYASTNGLLDTVPVNRVREFEAEFRQVMQARHPDALQALKAGKLDDSVTGAIRQTAKDVAAGYAAK; encoded by the coding sequence ATGGCTGAAGTACGCCCGGACGAAGTATCCGCCATCCTGCGGCAGCAGCTGTCCAATTTCAAATCGGCTGCCGAGCTGGAGGAAGTTGGTACGGTGCTGCAAGTCGGCGACGGTGTGGCCCGCATCTACGGCCTCTCGCACGCCCAGTCGGGCGAGCTGATTGAGTTTGAGAACGGCCTGCAAGCGCTGGTGCTCAATCTCGAAGAAGACAACGTGGGCGCGGTAATGCTCGGCGATTACGGCGATATCAAAGAGGGCGCGACCGTGCGCCGCACCAATAAAATCGCGGCTATCCAGGTCGGCGAGGGCATCGTAGGCCGCGTAGTAAACACGCTGGGCCGGCCCATCGACGGCCGCGGCCCTATCCAGGGCCAGACCTATGAGATGCCGCTGGAGCGCAAAGCCCCTGGTGTAATCTTTCGCCAGCCCGTGACTGAGCCGTTACAAACCGGCATCAAGGCTATTGATGCCATGATTCCGATTGGCCGCGGCCAGCGCGAGCTGATTATCGGCGACCGCCAGACTGGCAAGTCCACGGTAGCCCTAGATGCTATCTTGAATCAGCGCGAGTTTTTCGAGCGCGGCGAGCCCGTGTTTTGCATTTACGTGGCCATCGGCCAGAAAGCCTCGACGGTAGCCCAGGTAGTGCAGGCTCTCACCAAGGGTGGAGCTATGGATTACACGGTAGTGGTGTCGGCTTCGGCCTCGGACCCCGCGCCGATGCAGTTCTACGCCCCCTTCACTGGGGCCGCTATCGGCGAGTACTTCCGCGACACGGGCCGCCCGGCGCTGGTAGTATATGATGACTTGTCGAAGCAGGCCGTAGCCTACCGCGAGGTGTCGCTGCTACTACGCCGCCCGCCGGGCCGCGAAGCCTACCCCGGCGACGTATTTTACCTGCACAGCCGCCTGCTGGAACGCGCTGCGAAAATCAACGCCTCGGACGAGATTGCGCGCAACATGAATGACCTGCCCGAAAGCCTGAAGCCACTGGTGAAAGGTGGCGGCTCGCTCACGGCCCTACCCATTATCGAAACGCAGGCCGGCGACGTATCAGCTTACATTCCGACCAACGTAATCTCGATTACGGACGGGCAGATATTCCTCGAAACCAACCTCTTCAACTCTGGTGTGCGCCCTGCTATCAACGTAGGTATCTCGGTAAGCCGCGTGGGTGGCAATGCCCAGATTAAGAGCATGAAGAAGGTAGCGGGCACGCTGAAGCTCGACCAGGCACAGTTCCGTGAGCTGGAAGCCTTCGCCAAGTTTGGTTCCGACCTTGATGCCTCAACCAAGCTCACTATCGAGCGCGGCCGCCGCAACCTGGAGATTCTGAAGCAGCCCCAGTTTTCGCCCGTCAAGGTGGAGGACCAGGTAGCTATCATCTACGCTTCCACTAACGGCCTGCTCGATACCGTGCCCGTGAATCGGGTGCGCGAGTTCGAGGCGGAATTCCGCCAGGTGATGCAGGCCCGTCACCCCGATGCCCTCCAGGCCCTCAAAGCCGGCAAGCTGGATGATTCCGTAACCGGAGCCATCCGTCAGACGGCCAAGGACGTGGCGGCCGGCTATGCGGCGAAGTAA
- the atpG gene encoding ATP synthase F1 subunit gamma, which yields MASLKEVRSRIQSVSSTQQITKAMKMVAAAKLRRAQDNIIRMRPYAQRLTSILANLTRTTTDEVVSEYGQVREVRRVLIIAITSDRGLAGAFNTNVFKGVAALIKERYASLPKDNITLLAIGKKAHDYYTRRGTKQVGDYTHVFAQLSFDTVRPAAEVAMDGFVAGTYDQVIMVYNEFKNVATQVVNAEQLLPLVPTNVPAGTPSANAPETSIDYIFEPSKEEIIKTLIPQSLKIQLYKAVLESNASEHGARMTAMDKATDNAGELLKSLKLMYNRTRQAAITTEILEIVGGAEALAASR from the coding sequence ATGGCCTCTTTAAAAGAAGTTCGTTCGCGCATCCAGTCCGTCAGCAGCACGCAGCAGATTACCAAAGCCATGAAAATGGTGGCGGCGGCCAAGTTGCGCCGGGCTCAGGACAATATCATTCGGATGCGGCCTTACGCTCAGCGGCTAACCAGCATCTTAGCCAACCTGACCCGCACCACTACCGACGAGGTAGTGAGTGAGTACGGCCAGGTGCGCGAGGTGCGCCGGGTACTCATCATCGCTATTACCTCCGACCGCGGCTTGGCGGGCGCGTTCAATACCAACGTATTTAAGGGGGTGGCCGCGCTGATTAAGGAGCGCTACGCCAGCTTACCGAAGGATAATATTACGCTGCTGGCCATCGGCAAAAAGGCGCACGACTACTACACGCGGCGCGGCACGAAGCAGGTGGGCGATTACACCCACGTCTTCGCGCAACTCTCTTTCGACACGGTGCGGCCGGCGGCCGAGGTAGCGATGGATGGCTTCGTGGCCGGCACCTACGACCAGGTGATAATGGTTTACAATGAGTTTAAGAACGTGGCGACGCAGGTGGTGAACGCCGAGCAGCTGCTACCGCTGGTGCCTACCAACGTGCCAGCTGGTACGCCCAGCGCCAACGCGCCCGAGACCAGCATCGACTATATTTTTGAGCCCAGCAAGGAGGAGATTATTAAAACCTTGATTCCGCAGAGCTTGAAAATTCAGCTCTACAAAGCCGTTTTAGAGAGCAACGCCTCGGAGCACGGCGCGCGCATGACGGCAATGGACAAGGCAACCGACAACGCGGGCGAGCTACTTAAGTCCTTGAAGCTGATGTATAATCGTACCCGTCAGGCAGCCATTACGACCGAAATTCTCGAAATCGTGGGTGGGGCCGAAGCCTTGGCAGCGAGCCGCTAG
- a CDS encoding tetratricopeptide repeat-containing sensor histidine kinase produces MKRLPAGRTAAGWVSWLGLLLVLVLTKPVAAQLPELPDRPTNERDSLSKLLQANRPADTIRVNQLNALAFALRTNEAAQTRQLALQALHLAQRLGYDRGLLNAHFSLGYYYRGSSKYDSAIYHTQQALRLASKTHGDYDRTRGLYNLARIYYDKGDYSNALATNMQGLALARAIHNRKAEAFQLVQSGLIKTALGEWEAARMEFDQGLRISSSINDYIGIGRAYGGLGDMNRQQARWNLAGQYYTEAAASYQHVYNSTGLLAVQLDIAEMEDRQGNHEAARRAAVRVLRLTKQAGMYKSAIQARLLLARIYLAAGRPDSARLYSQRSLAATLRNGLRPETLEAVRLLAQAHAQRGQWDSAYHYQVLAGLYVDSLTGEATRRRVAGLQGQAARSQQAHQLLLLQQRSRLQAQQQELARLRYRQQAGALAGLAGLVLALSAGLLWHYRRRERHRQEELRTRIAADLHDEVGSILTQISMQSTLLREGGYAHAQQQAYLDQMAEASRRAARQMSDAVWSIDARYDSAGSLLDRLRDHAHEVLSAAGLEIDFGADPGLTAVTVPLATRQALYYIYKEALHNVVKHAYAQQVRVRLRRVGRLLELEVQDDGRGLPPHVRTGGQGLANMRMRATAVGGSVALGSAGAGTEVVVRLPL; encoded by the coding sequence ATGAAACGCCTACCTGCCGGAAGAACTGCTGCTGGCTGGGTAAGTTGGTTGGGGTTATTGCTGGTATTGGTGTTGACCAAGCCCGTAGCGGCTCAGCTACCGGAGTTGCCCGACCGGCCGACGAACGAACGCGACAGCCTGAGCAAGCTGCTGCAAGCCAATCGGCCCGCCGATACGATACGGGTAAACCAACTAAATGCGCTAGCCTTCGCCCTGCGCACTAATGAAGCGGCCCAGACACGCCAGCTGGCCCTACAAGCGCTGCACTTGGCGCAGCGTCTGGGCTACGACCGGGGATTGCTTAATGCGCATTTCAGCTTGGGCTATTACTACCGGGGTAGTAGCAAGTACGACTCGGCTATCTACCACACGCAGCAGGCGTTGCGGCTGGCCAGTAAAACCCACGGTGATTACGACCGCACGCGCGGGCTGTACAATCTGGCACGCATTTACTACGACAAAGGAGATTATAGTAATGCCCTGGCTACCAATATGCAAGGTTTGGCGCTGGCGCGCGCCATCCACAACCGCAAGGCCGAAGCGTTTCAGCTTGTGCAGTCGGGCCTGATAAAAACGGCGCTGGGCGAATGGGAGGCGGCCCGCATGGAGTTCGACCAGGGGCTACGCATTAGCTCAAGTATAAACGATTATATTGGAATAGGCCGCGCATATGGCGGGCTGGGCGATATGAACCGCCAGCAGGCACGCTGGAATCTGGCGGGTCAGTATTATACTGAAGCGGCGGCGAGCTACCAGCACGTTTATAACAGCACTGGCCTGCTGGCGGTGCAGCTTGATATCGCCGAAATGGAAGACCGCCAGGGCAACCACGAGGCCGCCCGGCGCGCGGCCGTGCGCGTGCTGCGGCTGACTAAGCAAGCCGGTATGTACAAGTCGGCCATCCAAGCCCGGCTGTTGCTGGCGCGCATCTACCTGGCTGCTGGCCGGCCCGATAGTGCCCGGCTGTATAGCCAGCGTAGCTTGGCAGCTACCCTACGCAACGGCCTGCGCCCCGAAACGCTGGAGGCCGTCCGCCTACTGGCCCAGGCTCATGCCCAACGCGGCCAGTGGGATTCAGCTTACCATTACCAGGTGCTGGCCGGCTTGTACGTGGATAGCCTGACGGGCGAAGCCACCCGGCGCCGGGTAGCGGGCTTACAAGGGCAGGCGGCCCGCAGCCAGCAAGCGCATCAGCTGCTGCTGTTGCAGCAGCGCAGCCGCTTGCAGGCGCAACAGCAAGAGCTGGCGCGCCTGCGCTACCGCCAGCAGGCCGGGGCACTAGCGGGTCTGGCGGGCTTGGTGCTAGCCCTAAGCGCGGGTCTACTCTGGCACTACCGCCGCCGCGAGCGCCACCGCCAAGAGGAACTGCGCACGCGCATCGCCGCCGACCTGCACGATGAGGTAGGCAGCATCCTGACCCAGATTTCCATGCAGAGTACCCTGCTGCGCGAAGGGGGCTACGCCCATGCGCAGCAGCAAGCCTACCTCGACCAGATGGCGGAGGCCAGTCGTCGCGCCGCCCGCCAGATGAGCGATGCCGTGTGGAGCATCGATGCCCGCTACGACTCTGCCGGTAGCCTGCTCGACCGCCTGCGTGACCATGCCCACGAGGTGCTGTCGGCCGCGGGCCTCGAAATTGATTTTGGAGCCGACCCTGGCCTGACGGCCGTGACGGTGCCGCTGGCTACCCGCCAGGCGCTGTACTACATCTACAAAGAAGCGCTGCACAACGTGGTGAAGCACGCCTACGCCCAGCAGGTGCGGGTGCGCCTGCGGCGGGTGGGCCGGCTCCTGGAGTTGGAAGTGCAGGATGACGGCCGGGGCCTGCCCCCCCACGTGCGTACCGGCGGCCAGGGCCTGGCCAATATGCGGATGCGGGCCACCGCCGTGGGGGGCAGCGTCGCGCTCGGTAGCGCGGGGGCCGGCACGGAGGTAGTAGTGCGACTGCCGCTCTGA
- a CDS encoding response regulator produces the protein MITLGIIEDQAAIREALCQYLGAQPEFSCVLCAASHEEFMASLPGLVVLPTLILSDIGLPGRSGIEGLALLRQALPEAEVLMLSVYTDAARVVEALREGAIGYLEKTTPLPLLKEHLLQVAAGGSPMSPSVARHVIRLFRPAPAAPAAGLTAREQDIVRGIEDGLSYKLIADRLHLSLDTVRSHIRQVYRKLHVNSKAEIMAKARQRSLLPW, from the coding sequence GTGATAACTCTTGGCATTATCGAAGACCAGGCGGCCATTCGGGAGGCGCTCTGCCAATACCTCGGGGCCCAGCCGGAGTTTAGCTGCGTGCTGTGCGCAGCTTCGCACGAAGAATTTATGGCCAGTTTGCCCGGCCTGGTGGTACTGCCCACGCTCATACTCTCCGATATTGGCCTGCCAGGGCGTTCGGGCATCGAGGGGCTGGCCCTGCTGCGGCAGGCGCTGCCCGAAGCTGAGGTGCTGATGCTCAGCGTATATACCGACGCGGCGCGGGTAGTGGAGGCCCTGCGCGAAGGGGCCATCGGCTACCTCGAAAAAACGACCCCCCTACCCCTGCTCAAAGAACACCTGCTGCAAGTGGCGGCCGGTGGCTCACCTATGAGCCCGAGCGTAGCCCGGCATGTCATCAGGCTTTTTCGACCCGCGCCGGCCGCCCCCGCGGCTGGCCTCACCGCGCGCGAGCAAGACATTGTGCGCGGCATCGAAGATGGCCTGAGCTATAAGCTCATCGCCGACCGCCTGCACCTCAGCCTCGACACGGTGCGCAGCCACATTCGGCAGGTGTACCGCAAGCTGCACGTCAATTCCAAGGCCGAAATTATGGCCAAGGCCCGGCAGCGGTCGCTGCTGCCTTGGTAA
- a CDS encoding antitoxin VbhA family protein — MNAYSSICPTDALPATVLAARQREVETALLVQALCGQRPSPAAQVQLQRYVAGELSREQAFAGLYAGMY, encoded by the coding sequence ATGAACGCCTATTCTTCCATTTGCCCAACTGACGCGCTGCCAGCTACCGTGCTGGCAGCCCGGCAGCGCGAAGTAGAAACCGCGCTGCTGGTACAGGCGCTGTGTGGGCAGCGGCCCAGCCCCGCCGCCCAAGTGCAGCTACAGCGCTACGTAGCGGGTGAGCTAAGCCGCGAGCAGGCCTTTGCTGGGCTCTACGCCGGTATGTACTAA
- the truA gene encoding tRNA pseudouridine(38-40) synthase TruA, with amino-acid sequence MRYFIHLAYDGTSYCGWQVQLGVPTVQAALNQALSQVLRQPVHSLGSGRTDAGVHASHQVAHFEAELPADMTLDLLRYRLNRALPPDVRAIRLHEVSQQANARFSAEARTYEYFVSLRPDPFRRDQALYLDRAPDVAAMNEAAAYLVGQFDFTAFSKVKGSETHYVCYLTEAGWHAGPDGLVFRIRANRFVRGMVRLVVGTLLDVGRGKLTPTEFQQILLRQQRISASGAAPAKGLYLSRVEYEPGVVPEANSTSETTN; translated from the coding sequence ATGCGCTATTTCATTCATCTTGCCTACGATGGCACCAGCTACTGCGGCTGGCAGGTGCAACTCGGCGTGCCGACCGTGCAGGCTGCTCTCAACCAGGCGCTAAGCCAAGTATTACGCCAGCCGGTGCACTCGCTCGGCAGCGGCCGCACCGATGCCGGCGTGCACGCTAGTCACCAAGTAGCCCACTTCGAGGCTGAATTGCCGGCCGACATGACCCTCGACCTGCTGCGCTACCGCCTCAACCGGGCCCTACCCCCTGATGTGCGGGCCATCCGTCTGCACGAAGTAAGCCAGCAGGCCAACGCCCGCTTTTCGGCCGAGGCTCGCACTTATGAATATTTTGTAAGCCTGCGGCCCGACCCTTTCCGGCGCGACCAGGCGCTGTACTTAGACCGCGCGCCCGATGTGGCGGCTATGAATGAGGCCGCTGCCTACCTGGTGGGTCAGTTCGATTTCACGGCTTTTTCCAAGGTGAAGGGTAGCGAGACGCACTACGTCTGCTACCTCACCGAGGCGGGCTGGCACGCGGGGCCGGATGGCTTGGTATTCCGCATCCGGGCCAACCGCTTCGTGCGCGGCATGGTGCGGCTAGTGGTGGGCACTTTGCTCGATGTGGGCCGTGGCAAGCTCACGCCCACCGAGTTTCAGCAGATATTACTGCGGCAGCAGCGGATATCTGCCAGCGGGGCCGCGCCAGCTAAGGGACTGTACCTGAGTAGGGTAGAGTACGAGCCGGGCGTAGTGCCCGAGGCCAATTCAACTTCAGAAACTACGAATTGA
- a CDS encoding ABC transporter ATP-binding protein, with translation MDPTSTTKTGQVFDWLVLRRLLAYVTPYRGVFIGLIVLTVATAVLGTVRPALIQRMVDQDITNNDWAGLNRSTLWLMALLLVHTLVSYLQTYYGGWLGQYIVRDIRTDLYRHLLSLKLSFFDRTPIGVLVTRNISDVETLSDVFSEGLAAMVGDLLQIVFLMLFMFYTNWQLALISLAVIPPLLFSTYVFKEKVKGSFQEVRNAVAKLNSFVQEHLTGMNVVQIFNNENREYRKFNAINQEHTRANIKSVLYYSIYFPVAEVLGAIGVGLLVWYAAQGQIAGSISKGELIAFIMYNALFFRPIRQIADRFNTLQLGLVSTERLLKLLDSKDLISSTGILAVPQLQGEVEFDHVWFAYNQQDGPTDDPEWVLKDISFHVQPGQTVAFVGATGAGKTSIINLLSRFYDIQKGHIKVDGHDLRDYDLSQLRRQIGVVLQDVFLFAGSIRDNITLGNHAIGDAQIWEAAGLVGARRFIERLPGGLDYPVMERGATLSVGQRQLISFVRALVYEPRVIVLDEATSSVDSETEELIQTAIDKLMEGRTALVIAHRLSTIQKADRIIVLDRGEIKETGTHDELLRLGGYYAQLYRMQYAGNEQLTMSNEQLLFDDRADK, from the coding sequence ATGGACCCTACTTCCACTACCAAAACCGGCCAGGTTTTCGACTGGCTGGTGCTACGCCGCCTGCTGGCCTATGTCACGCCCTACAGAGGCGTATTTATCGGCCTTATTGTGCTCACCGTGGCGACGGCCGTGCTCGGCACGGTGCGGCCGGCGCTCATCCAGCGCATGGTGGACCAGGATATTACTAATAACGACTGGGCCGGGCTCAACCGTTCCACGCTCTGGCTGATGGCGCTACTACTGGTGCACACGCTGGTGAGCTACTTGCAAACCTACTATGGCGGCTGGCTGGGACAGTACATCGTGCGCGACATCCGCACCGACCTCTATCGGCACCTGCTCAGCCTCAAGCTCAGCTTTTTTGACCGCACGCCCATCGGGGTGCTCGTGACGCGCAACATCTCGGACGTGGAAACGCTGTCCGACGTTTTCAGCGAAGGCCTGGCGGCGATGGTCGGCGACTTGCTACAAATCGTATTTCTGATGCTGTTCATGTTCTACACTAACTGGCAGCTAGCACTTATCAGTTTGGCGGTTATTCCGCCGCTGCTCTTCAGCACATATGTCTTTAAAGAGAAAGTAAAGGGTAGTTTTCAGGAGGTGCGCAATGCAGTGGCCAAGCTCAACTCGTTCGTGCAGGAGCACCTGACGGGCATGAACGTGGTGCAGATTTTCAACAACGAAAACCGCGAGTACCGTAAGTTCAACGCCATCAACCAGGAACATACCCGCGCTAATATCAAGTCGGTGCTGTATTACAGCATCTATTTTCCGGTGGCTGAGGTGCTGGGTGCGATAGGGGTAGGGCTACTGGTGTGGTACGCCGCGCAGGGTCAGATTGCGGGCAGCATCTCGAAGGGCGAACTGATTGCCTTTATCATGTACAACGCGCTGTTCTTTAGGCCTATCCGCCAGATTGCCGACCGCTTCAACACCTTGCAGCTGGGCTTGGTGAGCACTGAGCGTTTGCTCAAGCTACTCGATAGCAAGGACCTGATTTCCAGCACCGGCATCCTTGCTGTGCCGCAGCTGCAAGGCGAGGTGGAGTTCGACCACGTATGGTTTGCCTACAATCAGCAGGATGGCCCTACCGATGACCCGGAATGGGTACTCAAGGACATCAGCTTTCACGTGCAGCCGGGCCAGACGGTGGCCTTCGTGGGCGCGACCGGCGCGGGCAAAACCAGCATTATCAACCTGTTGAGTCGGTTTTACGACATTCAAAAAGGCCACATCAAGGTGGATGGCCACGACCTGCGCGACTACGACCTGAGTCAGCTGCGCCGCCAGATTGGGGTAGTGCTGCAAGACGTATTCCTCTTTGCCGGCTCCATTCGGGATAATATCACGCTCGGCAACCATGCCATCGGCGACGCGCAAATCTGGGAGGCGGCCGGACTCGTGGGCGCGCGGCGCTTCATCGAGCGCTTGCCCGGCGGCCTCGACTACCCAGTGATGGAGCGCGGGGCCACGCTCTCGGTGGGCCAGCGCCAGCTCATCAGCTTCGTGCGGGCGCTGGTGTACGAGCCCCGCGTCATCGTGCTCGACGAGGCCACGTCGTCGGTAGATTCTGAGACCGAGGAGCTGATTCAAACCGCCATTGACAAGCTCATGGAAGGCCGCACGGCGCTCGTTATTGCCCACCGCCTCAGCACTATCCAGAAGGCCGACCGCATTATCGTGCTCGACCGCGGCGAAATCAAAGAAACCGGCACCCACGACGAGCTGCTGCGCCTCGGCGGCTACTACGCCCAGCTCTACCGGATGCAATATGCTGGCAATGAGCAATTAACAATGAGCAATGAGCAATTGCTTTTTGATGACAGAGCTGACAAATAG